The DNA region tcaacattataaatattgcttttaaatcatacatacaGAAACACTTGCACAATAATTCATTTGTTAAATATAATCGCCTATACCcccttttatttgttttaatttattatgatttcataaGCCAATCACTTCAAGTTCTTATATTCCAACCTTCAAAtcttttattttacttaaatttcTTCTTCGCCCTTAAATGCACGAAATTGTAACATTGCAAGTTGGGCAATGTGGTAATCAAATAGGGAATGTATTCTGGAAGAAAATGTGCAGAGAACACAAAATATTATTAGATGGGAGACTACAAATGGAGCAATCTGATAGGAAAGATGTTTTGTTCTATCAAGCTGATGACTTCAGTTATATTCCAAGGGCGATTCTAATAGATTTAGAGCCACGAGTTATAAGTCAATGCTTGCCATTATTTAATAgagaaaacatttttgtatcaaGTGAAGGAGGTGGGGCTGGTAATAACTGGGCACATGGTTATTATGTTGGTAACCAATGTAAAGCAGATGTTTTAGACATCGTTCAACGGGAAGTAGAATCTTGTGACTCATTAGAGACTTTCATTTTAATGCACAGTGTAGCGGGTGGTAC from Arctopsyche grandis isolate Sample6627 unplaced genomic scaffold, ASM5162203v2 HiC_scaffold_370, whole genome shotgun sequence includes:
- the LOC143922099 gene encoding uncharacterized protein LOC143922099, with protein sequence MHEIVTLQVGQCGNQIGNVFWKKMCREHKILLDGRLQMEQSDRKDVLFYQADDFSYIPRAILIDLEPRVISQCLPLFNRENIFVSSEGGGAGNNWAHGYYVGNQCKADVLDIVQREVESCDSLETFILMHSVAGGTGSGFGSLMLENLRDNYPKKIITSFSILPTNEESSDVVVQPYNTVLSLNYLNRFTDSIVAMDNHAIGKVTMDSARVKNVSFDQLNSLVSTVI